From the genome of Cynocephalus volans isolate mCynVol1 chromosome 14, mCynVol1.pri, whole genome shotgun sequence, one region includes:
- the PPM1G gene encoding protein phosphatase 1G: MGAYLSQPNTVKCSGDGVGAPRLPLPYGFSAMQGWRVSMEDAHNCIPELDSETAMFSVYDGHGGEEVALYCAKYLPDIIKDQKAYKEGKLQKALEDAFLAIDAKLTTEEVIKELAQIAGRPTEDEDEKEKVADEDDVDNEEAALLHEEATMTIEELLTRYGQNCHKGPPHSKSGAGTGEEPGSQGLNGEAGPEDPSRETPSQENGPTAKAHTGLSSNSECGTEAGQVGEPGTPTGEAGPSCSSASDKLPRVAKSKFFEDSEDESDEAEEEEEDSEECSEEEDGYSSEEAENEEDEDDTEEAEEDDDDDEEEEEEEMMVPGMEGKEEPGSDSGTTAVVALIRGKQLIVANAGDSRCVVSEAGKALDMSYDHKPEDEVELTRIKNAGGKVTMDGRVNGGLNLSRAIGDHFYKRNRNLPPEEQMISALPDIKVLTLTDDHEFMVIACDGIWNVMSSQEVVDFIQSKISQRDENGELRLLSSIVEELLDQCLAPDTSGDGTGCDNMTCIIICFKPRNTGEPQPESGKRKLEEVLSTEGAEENGNSDKKKPKRD; this comes from the exons ATGGGTGCCTACCTCTCCCAGCCCAATACGGTGAAGTGCTCTGGGGACGGGGTTGGCGCCCCGCGCCTGCCGCTGCCCTACGGCTTCTCCGCCATGCAAGGCTGGCGCGTCTCCATGGAG gaTGCTCACAACTGTATTCCTGAGCTGGACAGTGAGACAGCCATGTTTTCTGTCTACGATGGACATGGAG GGGAGGAAGTTGCCTTGTACTGTGCCAAATATCTTCCTGATATCATCAAAGATCAGAAGGCCTACAAGGAAGGCAAGCTACAGAAG GCTTTAGAAGATGCCTTCTTGGCTATTGATGCCAAACTGACCACTGAGGAAGTCATTAAGGAGCTGGCACAGATTGCAGGGCGACCCACTGAGGAtgaggatgaaaaagaaaaagtagctgATGAAGATGATG TGGACAATGAGGAGGCTGCACTGCTGCATGAAGAGGCTACCATGACTATTGAAGAGCTGCTGACACGCTATGGGCAGAACTGTCACAAGGGCCCTCCCCACAGCAAATCCGGAGCTGGGACAGGCGAGGAACCAGGGTCCCAGGGCCTCAATGGGGAGGCAGGACCTGAGGACCCATCTAGGGAAACTCCTTCACAGGAAAATGGCCCTACAGCCAAGGCCCACACAGGCCTTTCCTCCAACTCAGAATGTGGGACTGAGGCAGGCCAAGTTGGTGAGCCTGGCACTCCCACAGGTGAGGCTGGGCCTTCCTGCTCTTCAGCCTCCGACAAGCTGCCTCGAGTTGCTAAGTCCAAGTTCTTTGAGGACAGTGAGGATGAGTCAGATGAGgcggaggaggaagaggaagacagtGAG GAATGCAGTGAGGAAGAGGATGGCTACAGCAGTGAGGAGGCAGAGAATGAGGAAGATGAGGATGACACTGAGGAGGCTGaagaggatgatgatgatgatgaagaagaagaagaagaagagatgaTGGTGCCTGggatggaaggaaaagaagag ccTGGCTCTGACAGTGGTACAACAGCAGTGGTGGCTCTGATACGAGGAAAGCAGTTGATTGTAGCCAATGCAGGAGACTCTCGTTGTGTGGTGTCTGAGGCTGGCAAAGCTTTAGACATGTCCTATGACCACAAACCAGAGGATGAAGTGGAGCTAACACGCATCAAGAATGCTGGTGGCAAGGTCACCATGGATGGGCGAGTCAACGGGGGCCTCAACCTTTCCAGAGCCATTG GAGACCACTTCTACAAGAGAAACAGGAACCTGCCACCTGAGGAACAGATGATTTCAGCCCTTCCTGACATCAAGGTGCTGACTCTCACTGATGACCACGAATTCATGGTCATTGCCTGTGATGGCATTTG GAATGTGATGAGCAGTCAGGAAGTTGTAGACTTTATTCAATCAAAGATCAGCCAGCGTGATGAAAATGGGGAGCTTCGGTTATTATCATCCATCGTGGAAGAG TTGCTGGATCAGTGCCTGGCACCAGACACTTCTGGGGATGGTACAGGGTGTGACAACATGACCTGCATCATCATTTGCTTCAAGCCCCGAAACACAGGAGAACCCCAGCCAGAGAGTGGCAAGCGGAAACTGGAGGAGGTGCTTTCTACTGAGGGGGCTGAAGAAAATGGCAACAGTGACAAGAAGAAGCCCAAGCGGGACTAG